In Mixta intestinalis, the following are encoded in one genomic region:
- a CDS encoding helix-turn-helix transcriptional regulator: MSLFFSENQAIIETARHYFDRKLKQFGNLKYAYMVLNKKNPADMLVISNYPKEWVDIYKENNYQQIDPVVIASFTRIAPFSWDESITINTEVNFSKIFNLSKNYKIANGHTFILHDYYNNLALLSILMNEEHVNEAEAIVAEQEDKLQMLLIKVHEKIISLYKELENSTTSKKQISKDIFSPRENEILYWASVGKTYQEIALILGIKVSTVKFHIGNVVKKLGVMNAKHAIRMGVELQLIKPAVG, encoded by the coding sequence ATGTCACTATTTTTTTCAGAAAATCAGGCGATCATCGAAACCGCTCGGCATTACTTCGACAGAAAATTAAAGCAATTTGGCAATTTAAAATATGCCTATATGGTGCTGAATAAAAAGAATCCTGCCGATATGCTGGTGATTTCTAACTATCCGAAGGAGTGGGTAGATATTTATAAAGAAAATAACTATCAGCAGATCGATCCGGTGGTTATTGCGTCGTTCACGCGTATAGCGCCGTTTTCATGGGATGAAAGCATCACCATTAATACTGAAGTGAACTTTTCCAAAATATTTAACCTGTCCAAAAATTATAAAATAGCTAACGGACATACTTTTATTTTACATGATTATTACAATAATCTTGCATTACTCTCCATTCTGATGAATGAAGAGCATGTTAATGAGGCTGAAGCTATCGTTGCGGAGCAGGAAGATAAGCTACAAATGCTGCTTATCAAGGTGCACGAGAAGATTATCTCCCTGTACAAAGAGCTGGAAAATAGTACAACGAGTAAGAAACAGATCAGTAAAGATATTTTCTCACCCCGTGAAAATGAGATCCTTTACTGGGCCAGCGTAGGTAAAACCTATCAGGAGATCGCGCTTATCCTGGGTATTAAAGTGAGCACGGTAAAATTTCATATTGGCAACGTTGTAAAAAAATTGGGCGTAATGAATGCGAAACACGCCATCAGAATGGGTGTTGAACTTCAGTTAATTAAACCCGCAGTGGGTTAG